Proteins encoded together in one uncultured Desulfosarcina sp. window:
- a CDS encoding nucleotidyltransferase substrate binding protein, with protein sequence MSNEKKDIRWIQRFSNFQKAFGQLAKFIEKDDLSELEEQGLIKAFEYTFELAWTTLKDFLEYSGQSGIYGSRDAIRKAFQVDLIENGDQWMDMLISRNRTSHTYNRETAEEICKAIKNEYFAMFMMLEKKLNQLQTEPGQA encoded by the coding sequence ATGAGCAATGAAAAAAAAGATATTCGCTGGATTCAACGTTTTAGCAATTTCCAAAAGGCCTTTGGCCAGTTGGCCAAGTTCATTGAAAAAGACGACTTGTCCGAACTGGAAGAACAGGGACTAATCAAGGCGTTTGAATACACCTTTGAACTGGCCTGGACGACGCTGAAGGATTTTCTTGAGTATAGCGGACAATCCGGTATTTACGGTTCAAGAGATGCCATAAGGAAGGCGTTTCAGGTGGATTTGATCGAAAACGGCGATCAATGGATGGATATGCTCATCAGTCGCAATCGAACATCGCATACCTATAACCGCGAAACTGCAGAAGAAATCTGTAAGGCGATTAAAAATGAGTATTTTGCGATGTTCATGATGTTGGAAAAGAAATTAAATCAGTTGCAAACGGAGCCTGGTCAAGCGTGA
- a CDS encoding flagellar basal body rod C-terminal domain-containing protein, giving the protein MVSPLSSATSAISSFSVKMDVTANNIANVNTDGFKKSRTTLQEGKNGGVQPVVDRVDTPGLPKLVSEDGVTREVENSNVDLAEELTETIPTQTAYSANLKTIQTADDMLGSLLDTIG; this is encoded by the coding sequence ATGGTTTCACCTCTTTCTTCAGCTACATCCGCCATTTCGTCCTTTTCGGTCAAAATGGACGTTACCGCCAACAATATCGCCAACGTCAACACGGACGGCTTCAAGAAAAGCCGCACGACCCTTCAAGAAGGTAAAAACGGCGGCGTTCAACCGGTCGTCGATCGGGTTGATACACCCGGCCTGCCCAAGCTTGTTTCGGAAGATGGCGTCACCCGTGAAGTCGAGAATTCCAACGTGGATCTTGCCGAGGAACTGACCGAAACCATTCCCACCCAAACGGCTTACAGTGCCAATCTGAAAACGATCCAGACCGCCGATGACATGCTGGGCAGCCTGCTGGATACCATAGGATAA
- a CDS encoding winged helix-turn-helix transcriptional regulator: MESKNFKTLQLLEAIAEERPTSQRELSDVLQVSLGMVNAFIKRLVKKGYCKVTTIPKNRVQYILTPAGAMEKTRLTYKYISSSYQYFKTARKRLHDLYDTLQDRGATRIVFYGAGEFAHIAYLSMTGTRLELIDVVDPNLEGQKFAHLHIQPFTRIQTVDYDILLITTVDNHGDILNAIRQAGVPQSKVMFF; the protein is encoded by the coding sequence ATGGAATCGAAAAACTTCAAAACATTGCAATTACTGGAAGCCATCGCGGAAGAGCGTCCCACGTCACAGCGGGAATTATCGGATGTCCTGCAGGTTTCATTGGGTATGGTGAACGCCTTCATCAAACGCCTGGTTAAAAAAGGTTACTGCAAGGTCACCACCATTCCTAAAAACCGTGTGCAATACATCCTAACGCCGGCCGGCGCCATGGAAAAAACGCGGTTAACGTATAAGTACATTTCAAGTTCCTATCAATATTTTAAAACCGCCAGAAAACGATTGCATGATCTTTACGATACCTTGCAGGATCGAGGGGCGACGCGGATTGTCTTTTACGGAGCCGGTGAATTTGCCCACATTGCCTATTTGTCGATGACCGGCACCCGCCTGGAATTGATCGACGTGGTGGATCCGAACTTGGAAGGTCAAAAATTCGCACATTTGCATATCCAACCGTTCACGCGCATTCAAACCGTGGATTATGACATTCTGCTGATCACCACCGTCGACAATCATGGGGATATTTTAAATGCCATCCGACAGGCTGGTGTGCCTCAGAGCAAAGTTATGTTTTTTTAG
- a CDS encoding DegT/DnrJ/EryC1/StrS family aminotransferase encodes MQFIDLAAQQKRIREKIDANISAVLEHGRYIMGPEIDELEKALGDFCGVKQAVSCASGTDALLLALMAHNVGPGDAILTSPFTFIATAEVISLLGATPVFVDIDPSTFNIDPQKIEPALNALKAGDSSLHPLPDIYGLKAKGIIAVDLFGLPADYERINAIAKEHGLFVIEDAAQSFGAEYFGKKAGSLADVACTSFFPAKPLGGYGDGGMCFTDDDNLADVMRSLRIHGKGGHKYDNVRIGINGRLDTLQAAVLNAKFDIFPEEVALRQEVAGRYNEMIAQGRSAEIVLQTPAIPSGYLSVWAQYSLLANNEDQRSQIQNRLKDAGIPTAVYYPLPLHLQTAFGNLQYRKGDFPVSEDFSKRIFSLPMHPYLQADEQQRIVDVIYS; translated from the coding sequence ATGCAATTCATCGATTTGGCTGCTCAACAAAAGCGCATTCGTGAAAAAATCGACGCCAATATAAGTGCCGTGCTGGAACACGGACGCTACATTATGGGGCCGGAAATCGACGAACTGGAGAAGGCCCTTGGCGATTTTTGCGGCGTCAAACAAGCGGTTTCCTGCGCATCAGGAACCGATGCGCTGCTGCTGGCCTTGATGGCCCATAATGTCGGCCCTGGTGATGCCATTTTAACATCGCCGTTCACGTTTATCGCAACGGCCGAAGTCATCAGCCTTCTCGGTGCGACACCCGTATTTGTCGACATTGACCCGTCCACCTTCAATATCGACCCTCAAAAAATCGAACCGGCTTTGAACGCATTAAAAGCGGGCGACAGTTCATTGCATCCGTTGCCCGACATTTACGGCCTGAAAGCCAAAGGCATCATCGCCGTGGATCTTTTCGGACTGCCTGCCGATTACGAACGGATCAACGCCATTGCGAAAGAACACGGACTTTTTGTCATTGAAGACGCGGCACAATCGTTTGGCGCCGAATACTTCGGGAAAAAAGCCGGCAGCCTGGCCGATGTGGCCTGTACATCGTTCTTCCCGGCTAAACCGTTGGGCGGATATGGCGATGGTGGGATGTGCTTTACCGACGATGACAATTTGGCCGACGTCATGCGGTCCCTGCGCATCCACGGCAAAGGCGGACACAAATACGACAACGTTCGCATCGGCATCAACGGAAGACTGGACACCCTGCAGGCCGCCGTCCTGAATGCCAAATTCGACATTTTTCCGGAAGAGGTCGCCCTGCGCCAGGAGGTGGCCGGACGATACAACGAAATGATTGCTCAAGGGCGTTCTGCAGAAATTGTCCTTCAAACGCCCGCCATCCCTTCCGGTTACCTTTCCGTGTGGGCCCAATATTCCTTGTTGGCCAACAACGAAGATCAGCGAAGCCAAATCCAAAACCGATTAAAGGATGCCGGAATCCCAACGGCGGTGTATTATCCGCTTCCGCTGCATTTGCAGACCGCATTCGGCAACCTGCAGTATCGGAAAGGCGATTTTCCTGTAAGCGAAGACTTCTCGAAACGAATTTTCAGCCTTCCGATGCATCCTTACCTGCAGGCCGATGAGCAGCAGCGCATCGTCGATGTGATTTATTCCTAA
- a CDS encoding nucleotidyltransferase domain-containing protein, which yields MNDIQFGLSKPCVDKINHIFAQYDEIREVILYGSRAKGNFKSGSDIDLTLKGEGLNLSILNKITLALDDLMLPYTFDLSLYHQIKEADLIDHIQRVGKVFYSKDRIR from the coding sequence GTGAATGACATCCAATTTGGGCTTTCAAAACCGTGCGTTGATAAAATTAACCACATATTCGCGCAATACGACGAAATTAGAGAGGTTATCCTCTATGGCTCACGAGCGAAAGGAAATTTCAAATCAGGTTCTGATATTGATCTGACACTAAAAGGTGAAGGGTTGAATCTATCCATATTGAACAAAATTACTCTCGCGTTGGATGATTTGATGCTGCCGTACACCTTCGACCTCTCTTTATACCATCAAATTAAAGAAGCAGATCTGATTGATCATATCCAACGGGTTGGCAAGGTGTTTTATTCAAAGGACCGTATACGCTGA
- a CDS encoding response regulator translates to MSEGLDVIVVDDDPDVCQLISSTIERFYTWGKVLSFTDVEEATVYCLGREIGVAIFVVDVFLGGASGFYFLDAIEKKFPTAHSDSIVITGNASDDIVNMCVASDVNHLLEKPVRPYALQLAVRAIAEKYLKFAKRLFSDQEYAKSVMSF, encoded by the coding sequence ATGTCAGAAGGATTGGATGTAATCGTCGTCGATGACGACCCGGATGTCTGTCAATTGATTTCCAGTACCATAGAACGCTTTTATACCTGGGGAAAAGTGCTTTCCTTTACGGATGTGGAAGAGGCGACGGTGTATTGCCTGGGAAGGGAGATCGGGGTTGCCATTTTTGTGGTGGATGTTTTTTTAGGAGGGGCCAGCGGTTTTTATTTCCTTGACGCCATCGAAAAAAAATTCCCCACCGCTCATTCCGATTCCATCGTCATCACCGGAAATGCCAGCGATGACATTGTCAATATGTGTGTGGCTTCCGATGTGAATCACCTGCTGGAAAAGCCGGTGCGGCCCTATGCCCTGCAATTGGCTGTCCGGGCCATCGCTGAAAAGTACCTGAAGTTTGCCAAACGGCTGTTCAGTGACCAGGAGTACGCGAAAAGCGTGATGAGCTTCTGA
- a CDS encoding TerB family tellurite resistance protein, translated as MGWMGKLVGGTIGFALGGPLGAIFGAAFGHAFDSGTELELSREGQRLSRVEQNQLTFFVAAFSMLAKLARADGRVTPEEIDSIEDFMEKDLRLNTDSRHAAVNIFRTALNAPGTFDDFARQFYEEFHGQPQMIEVMIEVLLRVAVSDGRLSAEEEELIMVAVNTFHFSSVRYSQLKSKYVKTADKAYAVLGCSPDADNDQVKRCYRQRVQEYHPDKIAAKGLPDEFTRFAQDKFREIQEAWEEVKAERGIK; from the coding sequence ATGGGTTGGATGGGAAAACTTGTCGGTGGAACGATCGGATTCGCCTTGGGCGGACCGCTGGGTGCCATTTTCGGAGCCGCCTTCGGACACGCCTTCGATAGCGGGACCGAACTGGAACTGTCACGGGAAGGGCAGCGACTGTCCCGGGTGGAGCAGAATCAATTGACCTTTTTTGTGGCGGCTTTTTCCATGCTGGCCAAATTGGCCCGTGCGGATGGTCGGGTAACCCCGGAGGAGATCGACTCCATCGAGGATTTCATGGAGAAGGATCTGCGACTGAACACGGACAGCCGGCATGCTGCGGTCAATATTTTTCGGACGGCGTTGAACGCACCCGGTACATTCGATGATTTCGCCCGTCAGTTTTACGAAGAATTTCACGGTCAGCCCCAGATGATTGAAGTGATGATCGAAGTTTTACTTCGGGTGGCTGTATCCGACGGCCGTTTGAGCGCCGAGGAAGAGGAACTGATCATGGTTGCCGTGAATACGTTCCATTTCAGTTCCGTCCGCTACAGCCAGTTGAAATCCAAATACGTCAAGACCGCCGACAAGGCATACGCGGTATTGGGGTGCAGTCCGGACGCCGACAACGATCAGGTCAAACGCTGCTATCGACAGCGGGTTCAGGAGTATCATCCGGACAAAATTGCCGCCAAAGGTCTGCCCGATGAGTTCACACGCTTCGCCCAGGATAAATTCCGTGAAATTCAGGAGGCGTGGGAAGAGGTCAAGGCGGAGCGGGGAATCAAGTAG
- a CDS encoding MBL fold metallo-hydrolase yields the protein MKTVSQHRYHPEVIALELGYGLIGRPLMTVRCYLVGDTLIDCGQSHVAAEMKKFVRANPVKRLLLTHHHEDHSGNAALIAKTCGAAVLGHRITARKMQNIRPIMPYQHLVWGQSRVVKVATLPPLLEFNGHRFLAIHTPGHSKDHTVYLETQHGWLFSGDLYLGERIKFFRSDEKIDQQINSLKTVLQYDFDALFCSHNPVLKGGKKKLRGKLDFLEEIYGKVCLLLSEGLPEKEIVRRMDPKNDRFIKYFTMGNACFGNMIRSAIHAA from the coding sequence ATGAAAACCGTCTCTCAGCATCGCTACCATCCCGAAGTAATCGCTCTGGAACTGGGCTATGGTCTCATCGGCCGCCCGTTAATGACGGTCCGCTGCTATCTTGTGGGCGATACACTGATCGACTGCGGCCAATCCCATGTGGCCGCGGAAATGAAAAAATTTGTCCGTGCCAATCCGGTGAAACGGCTGCTTTTGACCCACCACCACGAAGATCACAGCGGCAATGCCGCCCTGATTGCCAAGACCTGTGGCGCCGCTGTCCTGGGCCATCGAATCACCGCCCGAAAAATGCAAAATATCCGTCCGATCATGCCCTACCAGCATCTGGTCTGGGGACAATCGCGAGTGGTAAAGGTGGCCACCCTGCCCCCATTATTGGAATTCAATGGACATCGGTTCCTGGCCATTCACACACCGGGCCACAGCAAGGACCACACGGTTTATCTGGAAACCCAACATGGCTGGCTTTTTTCGGGAGATCTTTATTTAGGCGAAAGAATAAAGTTTTTCAGGTCGGACGAAAAAATCGACCAACAGATCAACTCACTGAAGACCGTTTTGCAGTACGATTTCGACGCTCTTTTTTGCAGCCACAACCCCGTCTTGAAGGGAGGCAAAAAGAAGCTTCGGGGAAAGCTGGACTTTCTCGAAGAAATTTACGGCAAGGTTTGCTTATTGCTGTCCGAGGGGTTGCCGGAAAAAGAGATCGTCAGACGGATGGATCCTAAAAATGATCGCTTCATCAAATATTTTACCATGGGCAATGCCTGTTTCGGCAACATGATACGATCCGCCATCCACGCAGCCTGA
- a CDS encoding sigma-54 dependent transcriptional regulator, producing MQKYKILFVDDDQQILSIVGQFLSRCGFDVTTESSGLKAIERVRTTYYTVVFTDLIMPELNGMDLLKQIKEISPETEVIVVSGYGTIESAIEAMKLGSYDFLQKPINFDRFKILIDRIIEKHKLEEENQRIRSQLKERYKYDELVGMSPKMQEIYTIIDRISASSPTVLIQGESGTGKELTANVIHNNSDRKEGPFIPVNCGAIAESLLERELFGHVKGAFTGASKDAIGLFKAADGGTIFLDEIAEVSPAVQVSLLRVLQEKKVRPVGDTREARVDVRVIAATNKRLDEAIQKQLFREDLYYRLNVISITMPPLREIREDIPLLLNHFIAKHQGNESAASPEVSPEAMAKLVAYDWPGNVRQLENVVRRAYALGIDEILDIDDLPKEIARQTGKPVPTDTDLNLKAIEKKTIQQALQKVGGNKAEAAKLLGVNTTTVYRKMARYDIQDDR from the coding sequence ATGCAAAAATATAAAATACTGTTTGTTGACGACGACCAGCAGATTCTTTCGATTGTAGGGCAATTTCTGAGCCGCTGCGGTTTCGATGTAACCACCGAGTCAAGCGGTCTGAAGGCCATCGAAAGAGTCCGGACCACTTATTATACCGTGGTTTTTACAGACCTGATAATGCCCGAACTCAATGGCATGGATCTGTTGAAACAGATCAAAGAGATTTCTCCGGAAACGGAGGTCATCGTCGTTTCCGGATATGGGACCATCGAATCGGCAATCGAGGCCATGAAACTCGGCAGCTATGATTTCCTCCAGAAACCAATCAATTTCGACCGCTTCAAAATCCTTATCGACCGCATCATCGAAAAACATAAGCTCGAAGAAGAGAACCAACGCATTCGCAGTCAGCTGAAAGAGCGTTACAAATACGATGAACTGGTGGGCATGTCTCCAAAAATGCAGGAGATATATACCATCATCGACAGAATCAGTGCTTCCAGCCCAACGGTTTTGATCCAGGGAGAAAGCGGCACCGGAAAGGAGTTGACCGCCAATGTCATCCATAACAACAGTGACCGCAAAGAAGGGCCTTTCATTCCCGTCAACTGCGGCGCTATCGCGGAAAGTCTGTTGGAAAGGGAGTTGTTCGGACATGTAAAAGGCGCTTTTACCGGTGCGTCTAAAGACGCCATCGGTCTTTTTAAGGCGGCGGATGGCGGCACCATTTTTTTGGACGAAATCGCGGAAGTTTCCCCCGCGGTTCAAGTCAGCCTGCTTCGCGTGTTGCAGGAAAAAAAGGTCCGTCCCGTTGGCGATACCCGTGAAGCTCGAGTCGATGTCCGCGTGATTGCCGCCACCAACAAAAGACTGGACGAGGCCATCCAAAAGCAATTGTTTCGCGAGGATTTGTATTACCGGCTCAACGTGATTTCCATTACCATGCCGCCGTTGCGGGAAATCCGCGAGGACATCCCGCTTCTGCTCAATCATTTTATAGCGAAACACCAGGGCAATGAGTCCGCGGCGTCGCCCGAAGTGAGTCCGGAAGCCATGGCCAAGCTGGTGGCCTACGACTGGCCGGGCAATGTCCGGCAGCTTGAAAACGTGGTGCGAAGAGCGTATGCGCTGGGAATCGACGAGATTCTGGATATCGACGACCTGCCAAAGGAGATCGCCCGGCAGACCGGCAAACCGGTGCCGACGGATACGGATTTGAATTTAAAGGCCATTGAAAAGAAAACGATTCAGCAGGCGCTTCAAAAAGTTGGGGGCAACAAAGCCGAAGCCGCAAAATTGCTGGGCGTGAACACGACGACCGTTTATCGCAAAATGGCCCGTTACGATATTCAAGATGACCGATAG
- a CDS encoding helix-hairpin-helix domain-containing protein, whose amino-acid sequence MKQHTKTLTLAIMVVLAIVFAGTCCATAMEKVNINTATLEQLMTLDRVGPKYAQRIIDYREHVEPFKKPEDIMKVKGIGKKTWEANKDRIVV is encoded by the coding sequence ATGAAACAACACACCAAAACCCTTACACTGGCCATCATGGTTGTTCTTGCCATCGTTTTTGCCGGCACATGCTGCGCAACCGCCATGGAAAAAGTCAACATTAATACAGCAACGCTGGAACAATTGATGACGCTAGATCGCGTGGGACCCAAATACGCCCAGCGGATTATCGATTACCGCGAACACGTTGAACCTTTTAAAAAGCCGGAAGACATCATGAAGGTAAAAGGTATCGGCAAAAAAACCTGGGAGGCCAACAAAGACCGGATTGTCGTTTGA
- a CDS encoding MerR family transcriptional regulator, protein MKKERFSISNLAAELGITSRSIRFYEEKGLLHPGRTQGNQRVYTSKDRARLKLILRGKRFGYTLDEIAKMIGLADVDVNEIDQIRSALSYGDKKLKEIAQRLKELKTLETDMRDVREKLIRRLETLERKKSDV, encoded by the coding sequence GTGAAAAAAGAACGCTTTTCCATTTCCAACCTTGCTGCCGAACTCGGCATCACCAGCCGGTCCATCCGCTTCTATGAGGAAAAGGGGCTGCTCCACCCCGGCCGCACTCAGGGAAATCAACGCGTCTATACTTCCAAGGACCGGGCCCGCTTGAAATTGATCCTGCGTGGCAAACGATTCGGCTACACCCTCGACGAAATCGCAAAAATGATCGGACTGGCCGATGTGGACGTCAACGAGATCGACCAGATCCGCAGCGCTCTGTCTTACGGGGACAAGAAGCTGAAGGAAATCGCACAGCGTTTGAAGGAACTCAAAACCCTGGAAACGGATATGCGTGACGTCCGTGAAAAACTGATTCGACGCCTCGAAACACTGGAAAGGAAAAAATCCGATGTTTGA
- a CDS encoding acyl-CoA dehydrogenase family protein, with protein MFDHLLSEPAKKFREEVRDLVRWVPREMILDMDQDRIQFPKEFLQEAGRRNLMGCRYPKRWGGRGMDWVATAMAVEEVGTLGYIFACIFGVGAELVCDAIILHGSDEQKEKYVKPLLKGDLFAAECLTEPRGGSDFFGTTTTAVRDGDDFILNGQKRFIVGAEGADYFLVYARTATDARPHEALTCFIVDRGPGVETQYLYGLMGCRGGGAGRIVFKDVRVPKANVVGKINGAYAVFNTMMIPERLGTAAMTIGAARPALDVATDYTSRRKAFGAPINTFQGVSFQVAEAVMLLDAARAMVYATCKAVDGGESPRIIRRMVSETKKFVTESCQKAAHNAMQVMGGIGYTNVFPVERIVRDLRLASIWTGTNEVMSMIIANEWYRDRIGKKSETEARDWELDAAEAHAQDEKIYE; from the coding sequence ATGTTTGACCACCTGTTATCCGAACCGGCCAAAAAATTCCGTGAAGAAGTCAGGGACCTGGTACGCTGGGTGCCCCGCGAAATGATCCTGGACATGGATCAGGACCGCATTCAGTTTCCTAAAGAGTTTTTACAGGAAGCCGGTCGGCGCAACCTGATGGGATGCCGCTATCCCAAACGTTGGGGAGGGCGAGGCATGGATTGGGTAGCCACGGCCATGGCCGTGGAGGAAGTCGGCACCCTGGGATACATTTTCGCCTGCATTTTCGGTGTAGGCGCCGAACTGGTGTGCGATGCCATCATTCTTCACGGCAGCGACGAGCAGAAGGAAAAATATGTCAAGCCGCTGCTCAAAGGTGACCTGTTTGCCGCCGAGTGCCTGACCGAACCCCGCGGCGGGTCCGATTTCTTCGGCACTACCACGACCGCTGTGAGAGACGGGGACGATTTCATCCTCAACGGACAAAAACGCTTTATCGTCGGTGCCGAAGGGGCCGACTATTTTCTCGTATATGCCCGCACCGCGACCGATGCCAGGCCCCACGAAGCGCTGACCTGTTTTATCGTCGATCGCGGACCGGGTGTCGAGACCCAATATCTGTACGGCCTCATGGGCTGCCGAGGCGGCGGCGCCGGGAGAATCGTTTTCAAGGATGTGCGCGTTCCCAAGGCCAATGTGGTGGGAAAAATTAACGGCGCCTACGCGGTCTTCAACACCATGATGATCCCGGAGCGCCTGGGAACGGCCGCCATGACCATCGGCGCGGCCCGCCCAGCGCTGGATGTCGCCACGGACTATACCAGCCGCCGCAAGGCCTTTGGCGCCCCCATCAACACCTTTCAAGGGGTCAGCTTCCAGGTGGCCGAAGCCGTCATGCTGCTGGACGCCGCCCGGGCCATGGTTTACGCCACCTGCAAAGCGGTGGACGGCGGTGAATCGCCGCGCATCATTCGGCGCATGGTTTCCGAAACCAAGAAATTCGTTACCGAGTCGTGCCAGAAGGCGGCCCATAATGCCATGCAGGTCATGGGCGGCATCGGCTACACCAATGTTTTTCCCGTGGAGCGGATTGTCCGGGATTTACGGCTTGCCTCCATCTGGACCGGCACCAACGAGGTGATGTCCATGATCATCGCCAACGAATGGTACCGGGATCGTATCGGGAAAAAGTCGGAAACCGAAGCAAGGGACTGGGAGTTGGATGCGGCCGAAGCCCACGCCCAGGATGAAAAAATCTATGAGTGA
- a CDS encoding putative glycoside hydrolase gives MAEVDSNYAVYVPPHKITQRTLDGMVHYASQTPINAVVLHVKTPRGRLLWPSKNPTAVEMGVAAGHSGLARHVARLKQDNIHTIAKLDVFADHQLAASRPDMSVIDARSGAPWTDANGLHWSNPSDSRVWAYNIALAKELAGLGFDEIQFDYVRFPSDGDLSAITYPNTEAGFSKSNYIQSFLEKASRELKPLGVLLSADIFGLTAWKTDDFGIGQVLEKMAPHLDVICPMFYPSHFPAGFLGKQSPGEFPEMIMEASMRSMQRRTDKPIRPWIQGFWYRPDQIAAQIEGIEEVSPSSWSVWSPSGNYGQSYRAMADRSGTCLTPPKFYATLAELKNEADRSIRGNSAVVNYTNFKSGYSIISLEAYQKGQRSSYTSPAAVVGTLEEGIMDHILQSRGISFKTNANPHTKRKLISDLLCSDLGKSARRMRPQPIYIDWSQGCTFSTGNIPKSRLELFAHGGREETRETSTEIEASEPINIAAISESIFGVVMEPMVIQPTMVFSR, from the coding sequence TTGGCAGAAGTCGATAGCAATTATGCCGTATACGTTCCGCCCCATAAAATCACCCAACGAACGCTGGACGGGATGGTCCATTATGCCTCGCAGACCCCAATCAATGCGGTTGTCCTGCATGTGAAAACGCCGAGAGGAAGATTGCTGTGGCCGTCTAAAAACCCAACGGCTGTCGAGATGGGCGTTGCCGCCGGACATTCCGGATTGGCCAGACACGTGGCGCGATTAAAGCAGGACAACATCCATACCATTGCCAAACTGGATGTGTTCGCCGATCATCAACTTGCCGCAAGCCGGCCCGATATGAGCGTCATCGATGCACGCAGCGGGGCTCCCTGGACCGATGCCAACGGCCTGCACTGGTCCAATCCCAGTGACAGCCGGGTATGGGCGTACAACATCGCTCTGGCCAAAGAACTGGCCGGCCTGGGTTTCGACGAAATCCAGTTCGACTATGTTCGATTTCCCAGCGACGGCGATCTTTCCGCGATCACCTATCCCAACACAGAAGCCGGTTTTTCCAAATCTAACTATATCCAATCGTTTCTCGAAAAGGCTTCCCGGGAATTAAAGCCGCTAGGCGTATTGCTTTCGGCGGACATTTTTGGACTCACGGCCTGGAAAACCGATGACTTCGGCATCGGCCAGGTGCTGGAAAAAATGGCTCCCCACCTGGACGTCATCTGCCCCATGTTTTACCCGTCCCATTTTCCGGCCGGTTTCTTGGGTAAACAATCACCCGGTGAATTTCCCGAAATGATCATGGAAGCCAGCATGCGCAGCATGCAGCGGCGCACCGACAAACCCATTCGCCCATGGATTCAGGGGTTCTGGTACCGACCGGATCAGATCGCCGCTCAAATCGAAGGCATCGAAGAAGTTTCGCCGAGCAGCTGGTCCGTCTGGAGTCCTTCCGGCAACTATGGACAGTCTTATCGGGCCATGGCGGATCGCTCCGGCACCTGCCTGACCCCACCCAAATTTTATGCAACCCTTGCAGAGCTGAAAAACGAAGCCGACCGTTCCATCCGCGGCAACAGCGCTGTGGTCAATTACACCAATTTCAAGTCCGGGTATTCGATCATTTCCCTGGAAGCCTACCAAAAAGGCCAACGATCCAGCTACACCTCCCCTGCGGCGGTGGTGGGCACCTTGGAGGAAGGCATCATGGACCACATCCTCCAATCGCGGGGCATTTCCTTTAAAACCAATGCCAATCCCCACACCAAACGCAAACTGATCAGTGATCTGCTGTGCAGCGATCTTGGGAAAAGCGCCCGGCGCATGCGTCCGCAGCCCATCTACATCGACTGGTCGCAGGGCTGCACTTTTTCCACCGGTAACATTCCAAAATCCCGTCTTGAACTCTTTGCACATGGCGGGCGCGAAGAAACCAGGGAAACGTCCACCGAGATTGAAGCCTCGGAACCCATCAATATCGCAGCCATTTCCGAAAGCATCTTCGGCGTTGTCATGGAACCAATGGTTATCCAACCGACCATGGTTTTTTCCCGATAG